The Homo sapiens chromosome 10, GRCh38.p14 Primary Assembly sequence GGAGGAAGGATGAATAGAAGTGATTGCTTAATGGATTCaaggtttctttttgagatgaatatTCCAAAACTATTCTGGAATtaaatagtgatgatggttgcacaacctcATGAATGTACCAAGAACTGACATATACActttaaagttataaattttatagtatgtgtgtgaattctatctcaataaaaagagaatgttaaaatattatagaGGGGCATTGCTAGGCATTGTTATATATCCTTAGAATAAGAGAAATGAACAGATAAAATCCTGTATTCTCATGGTACTTATAATCTGGGGAAGGGGAAACagacaagataaataaataaggtaagtattttaaatagtattttagaTAGAGGTAAGtgccaaggaaaaataaaaaagcaggaaaTGGACAATATATGACAAATGACATTATTTCTTAAACTCATAATTGTCTCCAAgactttaaaaacaagaaaaacaatttcatttttataaatgaccTCCAGGTGGTGTAACCAGTGGCGTATGATATTTTGGAGGGCAGGAACTCTATGATATTCACGATTTGTGGCCTTTAGTTCATGGCATCTGTGGGTCTCACAAACATATGTGGAAGAGTAAAGTAAAGATTCCGTTTAccagggaggctggagcaggaggatggcttcagctcgggagtttgaggctgctgcgTGCTATGaccatgcctgtgaatagctgcTGCTCTCCTggctgagcaacatagcaagaccctgtctgtttgtctgtctgtgtctctctctctctatctatctatctatatatatagatagatagatagatctaggtatagatatagatacctatatagatataggtatagatatagatatagatatatgcaaTGCGTTACAGTGAGCTAATGTCTACTGCTCATACTGAATTTGTTTCAGTTTTCACATTCAAGCAATAACCCACGAGATGATATTGCTACAGAAGCATATGAGGATGAGCTAGACATGGGCCGATCTGGATCCTACCTGAACAGCAGTATCAATTCAGCCTGGAGTGAGCACAGCTTGGATCCAGAGGACATTCGGGTAATGCCAGTACTCTATCTTTCTTCCTATTTCAGATTAGCCTTATTTATACAGGCAGGCGTGTGTGGGTTGgggtgcgtgtgtgcatgcatgtacactcatgtttgtgcatgtatgtcTCAGAAAGAGGGAATGTGTTTGGGTATGAACTGAAGATGTCAAATGCAGAGTTAATCCAGTTCTAAAATATATGAACCATAGTATAAATTAGAATGCACAGGCCATTTCAACTTTTATAGTAACCTGGTCAACCTCAGTAGTCTTAACTGACTTACTGGTATTCATAGTGTTGAACTGATTAAACGTGTTCCATAATACATGTTTATAACATCTTGCTTAGGGAAAGGTAGGATAGATCTGTGGAGCAGAGAGGAGAGCctggattatttaaaataatctatgaCGACATATCAGCATCTGAAGGAAGCAGATGTTTTTAGTAGTCAACGGACTATTACCCTCTAAGCCTAATCTAACATCACATGTAACTTTATCAATGGCTGCATGATTCTTCCAATACTACTCAGGGATATGGTTCACCTATAAACAATATGCTGTGTTTTGTTCTGGTCCAGGCTCAGTCTGGTCCTCACAACTTGAATGTACAAAGTGCTTGCTCCTTGATGCAAGGTTAGAATACATGAGTTCGTGTCTTAAAGTCCACACTTTAtgtgaaacaaaacacaaaagaatcagaaaatacaaatcagaaaAGTACAAATCAGAAGGTGCTTGCTCCTTGAAGCAAGGTTAGAATACGTGAGTTCATGTCTTAAGGTCCACACTTTAtgtgaaacaaaacacaaaagaatcaGAAAGTACAAATGGTGAGAAAATCGACAAGTACATATGTCAGAGAAAGCTGTAGAGCAGTTGCCCCAAATTAGAGCCCAAGTTTACTGAATTCCAATACCATGTAGTGATCTTCTATGACTGGAACACTAAATTCTACACTtctttgaatttgcttttgttcTGGCAGGACGAGCTGAAAAAACTCTATGCCCAACtggaaatatataaaagaaagaagatgatCACAAACAACCCCCACCTCCAGAAAAAGCGGTGCTCGAAGAAGGGCCTAGGTCGTTCCATCATGAGACGCATTACGGAGATCCCAGAGACAGTCAGCCGGCAGTGCTCTAAAGAGGACAAGGAGGGCGCCGACCATGGCACAGCCAAAGGCACTGCCCTCATCAGGAAGAACCCCCCAGAGTCTTCAGGGAACACAGGGAAATCCAAGGAGGAGACCCTGAAAAACCGAGTCTTCTCACTCAAGAAATCCCACAGCACTTATGACCACGTGAGAGACCAAACGGAAGAGTCCAGTAGCCTACCCACAGAAAGCCAAGAGGAGGAGACAACAGAAAATTCCACACTGGAATCCCTGTCGGGTaaaaaactaacacaaaaactaaaagaagacAGCGAGGCTGAGTCCACGGAGTCGGTGCCGTTGGTGTGCAAGTCAGCAAGCGCTCACAACCTCAGCTCAGAGAAGAAAACTGGGCACCCACGAACATCGATGTTACAGAAGTCTCTCAGTGTCATAGCAAGCGCCAAGGAGAAGACTCTTGGATTAGCTGGGAAAACCCAAACAGCAGGTGTGGAAGAACGCACTAAATCCCAGAAACCTTTGCCAAAAGATAAAGAGACAAACAGAAATCACTCAAATTCTGATAACACAGAGACTAAAGATCCTGCCCCCCAAAACTCAAATCCTGCGGAGGAGCCAAGAAAGCCTCAGAAATCTGGGATTATGAAACAACAAAGGGTCAACCCCACCACTGCCAATTCTGACCTGAACCCAGGCACCACCCAGATGAAGGACAACTTTGACATTGGGGAGGTGTGTCCTTGGGAGGTTTATGACCTGACCCCTGGTCCTGTGCCTTCAGAATCAAAAGTTCAAAAGCACGTATCTATTGTGGCTTCTGAAATGGAGAAAAACCCCACTTTTTCCTTAAAGGAGAAATCTCACCACAAGCCTAAGGCAGCTGAGGTTTGTCAGCAATCCAATCAGAAGCGCATAGATAAGGCTGAAGTATGCCTTTGGGAGAGCCAAGGCCAGTCCATTTTGGAAGATGAGAAGCTTTTGATTTCCAAGACTCCAGTTCTCCCAGAGAGGGCAAAAGAGGAGAACGGAGGTCAGCCTCGTGCAGCCAATGTGTGTGCTGGGCAGAGCGAAGAACTGCCCCCCAAAGCTGTAGCATCAAAAACAGAGAATGAAAATCTCAACCAAATAGGACACCAGGAAAAAAAGACATCTTCTTCTGAGGAGAATGTGCGTGGCTCCTATAACTCAAGTAATAACTTCCAGCAACCTTTAACATCACGAGCAGAGGTTTGtccttgggagtttgagaccccaGCTCAACCAAATGCTGGAAGAAGTGTAGCTTTACCTGCCTCTTCTGCTCTAAGTGCAAATAAGATAGCAGGGCCTAGGAAAGAAGAGATCTGGGATAGTTTTAAAGTGTAGCATctccaggaagaagaggaaaaggagggaacCCCGGATTGGATATGAGACAGAAGATATAAGAATCAAATATTCCCAAGGAGGATTTGTCAATCAAGGAAAACATGACAGATGGTGAGGTAAAGTCAAAGGCATGGGTAGAAGAGGACCAGGGGGGCAAGAGCAACAACGTCATAATGGAGAAGTCAGACTTTGGTCAAGAAAGTCCTTCCCTTGGTAACACTAGGAAAATCTTTCCATTTCAGCATGTTTAAGGAAAATAGCCCACAATGTCTGCCCTGATCAATATGTATCCATGGGACTTTGAAGATCCTAAGCCAGGTAAACCAGGAGACACAGAAGACGTACCAGatttgcaaagaaagaaaaggtataaGACATATATAACTGAAATTCTAAGTAGCTGACCGAGAAGAACTTACTTTACCTATTTAACCTTGATAGCACTGCTAACTTAATGCATcccaaaaatatcttttatattaaTGATTGCTCTCATTTTCTTATAAATGTATGTTTCAGTATATCGTTGTGTCTCATATTCAAGCATTCCAGATTGTATAATTTTTGCAAATAACTTTGGTATTATGTGACACAACACATTTATGCAATCTGCAGCTATTCAATTGTTATTGCACCTTACAGAATACCTGCTATCTATCAACTTTAGTTGATTCTTGAAGTACAGTAAGCTTTCTCTGGCTTGGGAAGCCATAACTGTTACTATAAAAACTTTTAGTTTTGGCTGTGGTTTATATATTGTGACTTTGAATTTGACTCTATTATTTCACATCATGGTTTGTTATACTGTCTTAATCAGGGTTTTTTATACAAGTTGAGTTACTTGTTTTGCACTTCTTGTTAGGACTCAGAAGCTTTATTAATATTGGAGATCAAGTGGTCCTACTTAGTCATATGTCTCAATAAGTTAAGGACAACTTATCCGTTGTTTATTCAAAGTCAGAGATAGATAACGCCTTCATTCCAATTAATTGTCCCTTTTAACTCTTTCAGTATTTCCTACTTAGCAGCATTTCCAAAGGAAGAAGCTAAGAGTGAGAAAAATATACCGtgcattattattactattggaAAGGGAAGACTCTAGGGATGACATAAGAATTATAGCAGTACTATAAACCCAGGAAGTTtgcctttcaaaaaaaaacacaggtaGCTCCTGATAGCACTTTCAagggattatttttttaaagagaaaaattatggtAGCATCAAgatcattgtatggatatatttttattatgtgtactgaaaatacagtattttaaaataccttaaagTATTTATTCTCATAAACTCTTATTCATTGCTTCAGCTACAGGTAGAACTTGCTGGGCTCAAATCCCAAAGAGGTTTTATAACCTTATTTATTCAAAACCTATAAGGTGGTATGGAATCTTCATTCTCCCAAGCACTGGAAAATGTCTAAGTCCTGCAAATTGCCATTGTGAGCCACTTGCTCGACATGTAACATGTAAGGTCCATTTGCAAAGCAAAGCAGCCCCCAAAGCATATTTTATAAAGCTTATTGCATTCCACACTGATCTCTTGGCATGGGAATCCTAAGCTGCCGACTAAGCCCTACCGACATGATCATGCAGTGAGATTCCAAAGCTCAGTCTCatttcatttaaagaagaatCACTCAGAAATAGAACCGAGACTTCCCTTTTTCTCCCTGTAAACACCCAAGTATCAACTGCTTATTTGGCCAGGACACTCCCAGCacaaataactattttttatGTCACAAGCAGCAAGGAGGACATGCTAGGGTGATAAAAGATGGAGAAACAGGATCAGAGGGTGGATATAGGGCTGTTCTTAGAGAGTATTTTCAGTGGAAGGTAAAAACAGAATTCTCCATATTCATCATCAAATttttctcagtgatttttttattcAGGAGTAAGCAAGCACTTCACTGTTTCACAAAGCTGTGCGCAAATCTTCCTCACCCATTTGCTGACTTTATGCATTACTCAGGTTGGTGGGGTCGGTTTGAGAAGATATAGAAAttctatttttgtgtctttacaccatttatttcttttatctcttccttttcaATGAAGGCCTATATGCTTGGTGACCTCCTTTAAGGAATCTTTGTGAACTGGGTTGGAAGTTCCTAGACCCacatatttgtttcatttatgtCTGAAATCTGTTAGCACTTGATTCCTTTCTTGAGAATTATGCAGTCAAGCATCAGTGACTTTCTATTGCACTTCAGGATTGATCCTGCTAGAGATGTGAGTTAAAAAGACTTGCCAAATTATATCTTAGCGACATTCTATAGTTCATAGATTATTCTCCACCAGCATAAATCAGTGAGAGTGCCTAGAGTCTTTCTGAGAGTTTCATTGCCATTATCAACAAGAGAAGTTGAAATTTACAAGTCAGGAGGTTATTTTTCCAGATTGATAACCATAGAAAGTGAATAAACACTTTTAAGGTCGCAAACATTTGCTAGGTTGTCCTTCTCAATGCATGTGCAGGCTGCATCCTGTCCTTGTTTTTAAGCCAGGGTTTATAAATAAGTAGATTTATACCAATCTTAATAGAATTGTATATTTTATGCAAGAATTAAATGCTTTACAACATGAAGTATAACTCAACCCATTGTAAACTTTGGTGGCAATATGGATTTGAAACTCGACAGTTCTCTTGTATTTGCTTCCTAGGTTTCTGCATGCAAGTTATGACAGGTAGGACTGAAAAAACACTGCCTTTTGACTTCTAGCATTTAGCAACCGAGAGTCGTAGAGTCAATAAAGCTGTAAGTGTCTTCACTTAATCTGTGGTTCTCCTAAAACTATTATCTGAAACCTACAGCATCCCACCATGAAATATTTGGTAAATTTATGTTGTGACGTGTTGCAGCATGTAAATAATTATAACTTCTCtgcaataaaacatatttatatgaaaGTGATTTGTGGGGATTTGTGTGTTCATCTAtagaaaactgaatttattttgtCCAACTTTAAAAGAAATTCCATATATTTGTTTGGCTCTGGTATCCTTGTGCACATACATCCTCATATTGCCAGTCTATAGGAATATGTGATTAGCCAAATGTGGCCTCAAACACACAGGTAATCATTTGGAGGCAATCAAAACtatttgtggttttcatttaaGAAGTCTCTTCCCAAATGGGAACTAACTCAGCtaccttttttctttgcttgtttacTCCACACACAGTACCAGGAAATCTGCTAAGGAGTGATGATACAAAGATAAACAACCCCTTCAGGAACACTCAGGCCCATGAGAGTATCCAGTCACTGGTATAACAATATGCAGATGAGCATAACTAAGGTCAGGGAAGTCTCACTAGAGAGTTCAGGGTCACCAGGCCGAAAATCTGCAAAGGCAACAAACAGGTATCAAAGGGAAACTGTTGTAAGGCTGGAGAAGTAACTGAGCACAGACTGCACGCCACGCTTCAGGTTAACTGCAGCTTCATCCTGGAGCACTGGAAGCTATTGGGAAGCTTTTAAAAGTGGCATAATGAAGTCAAAAATTAGATCATTTTGGAAGCAGCCCTGAAATGAACTGAAACGGGAAGGGACTAGAGGCAGCTAAAAACGATTAGTGTGAGAGGCATGATGAGAGAAGATGAGAGCCTAAAGAGGAGATGGAAAGATTCGTGTTTATTTCATCAAAATCACATCTCCAATTGggtttactattttattataagCATGTGAAATGGGAAAAATCAGGTTACTTTAGATAACTgtcaaatacaaatttttttctgagtttattGACATTTTGGCTAATTTCAAAAGCCTCGAAAGCCCTTTCTGAAGACTGGTAGACCTCATATCATCTGTTCACGAGAAAAGCTGATGAACAGGATCCCAGGTTCCTGCTATGGGAAAGCTTGGTACTAAACTGGGCTGGGAAAGATGGCGCTTGGGGCATGTGCAATGTGGACTGAAGTTTCTACCAGCTCAGAAGAGCTCTAGAAAGACAACCAGGCCTgaaaagagggaaggggagagagctGGTCCCCCACCTTATCCCTGCACCCCTCTTTCTTTGGATGAAGCACAGCAACTACCTTTTCCCATCTGCTCATACCATtgccacttacagaattttcagtTATTGCTGGACTTGCCTAGTTGACCTGTGTCTGgctatattattttttcatatatattgtttctttgttctaaatttagAATCTTTCTGCTAAAAAAATACCTAAGGGAAATCAGAAATAGGCtttatcacataaaaactaataaTGAAAATCTGGTGTCCTAAAACAATGCAAGTTAGTTAAGATTTTCTTATATCAGCATATTCCATCTTTTCCCCCTGAATAGTTGTAAAGACAGCAATCAAGTCTTTCTAATTTGGGttgttttctctttaaacatTTTGATTCTTAGAAAGTACAAGGGCAAAGTTCAAGCATCTTGTGTGTTCTAATTCAGCGTTAACTGGCTAGAAGGCAGATAATGAAATGTATGAATTGGTTTTTaatttccctctctttccctgtGATGTGAAAATTgccagaaataaaactgtctgaTCAAATGAACATGGAAAATAAGGGATAAATATAGGAAGAGGCCTGTGCTGCACAGCAGTCACAttcctagaaagaaaaataatttaaatatgcaaataGAAAGTCCATGCCAGTTCTTGTAGAACATACTCCCATTTCAGTTCCAtcagcaatagaaaagaaaaaaatgccctcAGTTGTGCACACAAGAGAAAGATTCATGCAGTTTTTTCTCCAGATACACCAAGAGGTTTGATTCTTCCATGCCTTTTGTGTTTGCTTGTTGGTCCAACTCAAATTtcctccccttcttctccctgCCAACATGTAATATACACTTTAATGCTAGAGTGATCATATATTTTATTGGCCAAAGAAAACCTTTGAGAGTAAAAGGGCAGTATTAAACTATACACCTGGCTGGGAACTgcagctcacgtctgtaatcccaacagtttgggaggccaaggtaggaggattgcttgaggccaggagttcaataccagactgagcaacatagcaagacccatctctaccaaaaaaaaaaaaaaaaaaaattagctgggcatggtggcatgtgcctgtaatcccagctactcagaaggctgaggcaggaggatccctcaagcctaggaagttgaggatgcagtgagccatgatcatgcctctgcactccagcctgggtgatagagcaagaccttatcttaaaaaaataaattacacctGGATAACAGTGTAAACTGGGACTATCCCTGGTCACCCAGGATGTTTGTTTTCCCTAATTCAAGGAGCAGCACAAAGGCCCCTGTTACCTCCGTGAAACATTTCCTAATTCCTCAAGTCAGAATGAATTCCTTCTTCTTAGCTCCCCTTAGGAATTTACTTAAGTCTCTTACTGCACTGAGTTACAATTTAGTTACATGCTCCACTGAGTCATCTACTAAATTAGGAGCTCTATTCACGCATAGATCCCCAATCTCAAGCAGTGTGCTTTGCCC is a genomic window containing:
- the GPR158 gene encoding metabotropic glycine receptor isoform X1; translated protein: MTGGRVMRMLAVILLVVFWFLIGWTSSVCQNLEKQISLIGQGKTSDHLIFNMCLIDRWDYMTAVAEFLFLLWGVYLCYAVRTVPSAFHEPRYMAVAVHNELIISAIFHTIRFVLASRLQSDWMLMLYFAHTHLTVTVTIGLLLIPKFSHSSNNPRDDIATEAYEDELDMGRSGSYLNSSINSAWSEHSLDPEDIRDELKKLYAQLEIYKRKKMITNNPHLQKKRCSKKGLGRSIMRRITEIPETVSRQCSKEDKEGADHGTAKGTALIRKNPPESSGNTGKSKEETLKNRVFSLKKSHSTYDHVRDQTEESSSLPTESQEEETTENSTLESLSGKKLTQKLKEDSEAESTESVPLVCKSASAHNLSSEKKTGHPRTSMLQKSLSVIASAKEKTLGLAGKTQTAGVEERTKSQKPLPKDKETNRNHSNSDNTETKDPAPQNSNPAEEPRKPQKSGIMKQQRVNPTTANSDLNPGTTQMKDNFDIGEVCPWEVYDLTPGPVPSESKVQKHVSIVASEMEKNPTFSLKEKSHHKPKAAEVCQQSNQKRIDKAEVCLWESQGQSILEDEKLLISKTPVLPERAKEENGGQPRAANVCAGQSEELPPKAVASKTENENLNQIGHQEKKTSSSEENVRGSYNSSNNFQQPLTSRAEVCPWEFETPAQPNAGRSVALPASSALSANKIAGPRKEEIWDSFKV